The Pseudomonas moraviensis genome contains the following window.
AATGACTTCGGCAAGCGGTGTGGTACGGCCTTTGCTATGAAGCTTTGCGTACGAAGCATCCCTTGTGCGGCGGTAACACTATCAGTGTCAGTCGCGCGATGGGATAGCAACGAATCCGGTGATGGATGTTCGCCAATGGCCGCTACGGGCTTAGCGAACGTGAAAGGGCTACAGCCCGTTCGGCCGATTGGTGAGAAGTGAGTGATCCATGATGTGGATCTTCTCCTACTAGACTCATAGCGAAGGTCTTACGTCGGTTGACCCCAAAAAAAGCCAACACGGGTCAACAACGCCTCAAAAGGGTGCGACAGGACTCAAGCTCCGACACAACAAGAGCAAAACTGGAGGTTTGAATGAAGATGTTGAAATCCACTCTGGCGGTCGTGACTGCTGCAGCAGTACTCGGTGTCAGCGGGTTCGCTCAGGCGGGTGCAACCCTGGATGCGGTACAGAAAAAAGGGTTCGTGCAGTGTGGCGTGAGCGACGGTCTGCCGGGCTTCTCGGTACCGGATGCGACCGGCAAGATCCTCGGCATCGACGCCGACGTCTGCCGCGCTGTGGCCGCTGCCGTTTTCGGCGACGCCAACAAGGTCAAGTTCAGCCAGTTGAACGCCAAGGAGCGCTTCACCGCGCTGCAGTCCGGCGAGATCGACATCCTGTCGCGCAACACCACCATGACCAGCTCCCGTGACGCGGGCATGGGTCTGAAATTTCCGGGCTTCATTACCTACTACGACGGCATCGGCTTCCTGGTGAACAACAAGCTGGGCGTGAAAAGTGCCAAAGAGCTCGACGGCGCGACCATCTGCATCCAGGCCGGTACCACCACCGAGCTGAACGTTTCCGACTACTTCCGTGGCAACGGTCTGAAATACACCCCGATCACCTTCGACACCTCCGATGAAAGCGCCAAGTCGCTGGAATCCGGTCGTTGCGACGTGCTGACCTCCGACAAGTCCCAGCTGTTCGCCCAGCGCAGCAAGCTGGCCTCGCCGAAGGACTACGTGGTTCTGCCGGAAACCATTTCCAAGGAGCCACTGGGCCCGGTCGTACGTAATGGCGACGACGAGTGGCTGGCGATCGTGCGTTGGGTCGGCTACGCGCTGCTCAATGCCGAAGAAGCCGGCATCACTTCGAAGAACGTCGAAGCTGAAGCCAAGTCGACCAAGAACCCGGACGTGGCCCGTATGCTCGGCGCTGACGGCGAATACGGCAAAGACCTGAAACTGCCGAAAGACTGGGTTGTGCAGATCGTCAAGCAGGTCGGCAACTACGGTGAAATCTTCGAGAAAAACCTCGGCAAGAGCACTCCGCTGGAAATCGACCGTGGCCTGAACGCCCTGTGGAACAACGGCGGCATTCAGTACGCACCACCAGTGCGCTAATGGTTCTATCACCCGGCGGGCCAACCGCCGGGTGATGTTCTTGTTCCATTTCTTTCGGGGCACTTCATGCAAAATTCTATCGGCGCACCAAAGCAGAGGCTCAGCCTCAGCGATCCACGAGTGCGTGCGTGGCTATTCCAGATCATCACGGTTGTGGCGGTGGTCTCGCTTGGCTGGTACCTGTTCGACAATACGCAAACCAACCTTCAGCACCGGGGCATCACTTCCGGTTTCAGCTTTCTGGAGCGCAGTGCCGGGTTCGGCATCGCTCAACACCTGATCGACTACACCGAAGCGGACAGCTACGCGCGGGTGTTTGTCATCGGCCTGCTCAACACCCTGTTGGTGACCTTTATCGGCGTGATTCTGGCGACGATTCTCGGTTTCATCGTCGGCGTGGCGCGGCTGTCGCAGAACTGGATCATCGCCAAACTGGCGACGGTATATGTGGAAGTGTTCCGCAACATTCCGCCACTGCTGCAGATCCTGTTCTGGTACTTCGCGGTATTCCTGACCATGCCGGGGCCGCGCAACAGCCATAACTTCGGCGACACCTTCTTCGTCAGCAGCCGTGGCCTGAACATGCCGGCCGCACTCGCAGCTGACGGTTTCTGGGCGTTCGTGGGCAGCATCGTGCTGGCGATCGTCGGCATCGTGCTGATGTGCCGCTGGGCCAACAAGCGCTTCGAAGAAACCGGTGTGCCGTTCCACAAGTTCTGGACCGGCCTGGCAATTGTGCTGGTGATCCCGACCTTGTGCGCGCTGATCTTCGGCGCTCCGCTGCACTGGGAAATGCCCGAGCTCAAGGGCTTCAACTTTGTCGGCGGCTGGGTGCTGATCCCGGAACTGCTGGCCTTGACCCTGGCGCTCACCGTGTACACCGCGGCCTTCATCGCTGAAATCGTGCGTTCCGGGATCAAGTCGGTCAGCCATGGCCAGACCGAAGCGGCGCGTTCGCTTGGCCTGCGCAACGGCCCGACCCTGCGCAAAGTGATCATCCCGCAAGCTTTGCGCGTGATCATTCCGCCGCTGACCAGCCAATACCTCAACCTGGCGAAAAACTCCTCGCTGGCCGCCGGTATCGGTTACCCGGAAATGGTTTCGCTGTTCGCTGGCACCGTGCTCAACCAGACCGGGCAGGCCATCGAAGTGATTGCCATCACCATGAGCGTGTACCTGGCGATCAGTATCAGCATTTCCCTGCTGATGAACTGGTACAACAAGCGCATTGCGCTGATCGAGCGGTAAGGAAAAGCGCATGAGTACTCATACTTTCAAACCCGACATGCCTCCACCCAACAGCAGCATCGGCGTGGTGGCGTGGATGCGCGCGAACATGTTCTCCAGCTGGCTCAACACCCTGCTGACGCTGTTTGCGTTCTACCTGATTTATCTCGTGGTACCTCCGATCCTCAGTTGGGCGATCGTCGATGCCAACTGGGTTGGCACCACCCGCGCCGACTGCACCAAGGAGGGCGCCTGCTGGGTGTTCATCCAGCAGCGGTTCGGCCAGTTCATGTACGGTTATTACCCGACCGAACTGCGCTGGCGCGTCGACCTGACCGTGTGGCTGGCGGTCATCGGCGCAGCACCCCTGTTCATCTCGCGGATGCCGCGTAAAGCGGTCTATGGCCTGAGCTTTCTGGTGATGTACCCGATCATCGCCTTCACCTTGTTGCACGGCGGTTTCGGTCTGACCACCGTGCCGACCAGCCAGTGGGGCGGGCTGATGCTGACCCTGGTGATCGCCACCGTCGGCATTGCCGGCGCTTTGCCGCTGGGCATCGTACTGGCGCTGGGGCGGCGTTCGAACATGCCGGCGATTCGAGTGGTCTGCGTGACCTTCATCGAATTCTGGCGCGGCGTGCCGTTGATCACGGTGCTGTTCATGTCCTCGGTGATGCTGCCGCTGTTCCTGCCCGAAGGCATGAACTTCGACAAACTGCTACGGGCGCTGATCGGGGTGATCCTGTTCCAGTCGGCCTACGTCGCCGAAGTGGTGCGCGGCGGTCTGCAAGCGATTCCCAAAGGGCAGTACGAAGCGGCTGCGGCGATGGGCCTCGGTTACTGGCGTTCGATGGGCCTGGTGATTTTGCCGCAGGCCTTGAAGCTGGTGATTCCGGGCATCGTCAACACGTTCATTGCGCTGTTCAAGGACACCAGCCTGGTGATCATCATTGGCCTGTTCGACCTGCTCAACAGCGTCAAGCAAGCCGCCGCCGACCCGAAATGGCTGGGCATGGCCACCGAAGGCTACGTGTTCGCCGCCCTGGTGTTCTGGATTTTCTGTTTTGGTATGTCGCGCTATTCCATGCATCTGGAACGCAAGCTCGACACTGGCCACAAGCGTTAGGAGTTCTCTGTAAATGAGCGAAGCAATCAAAAAGCCTGTGGGTCCGGAAGGCATCATCCAGATGCAGGGCGTGAACAAGTGGTACGGCCAGTTTCACGTACTCAAAGACATCAACCTCAACGTCAAACAGGGCGAACGCATCGTGCTGTGCGGCCCGTCGGGTTCCGGTAAATCCACGACGATTCGTTGCCTGAATCGTCTGGAAGAACACCAGCAGGGCCGCATCGTCGTCGATGGCGTGGAACTGACCAACGACCTCAAGCAGATCGAAGCGATCCGCCGCGAAGTCGGCATGGTGTTTCAGCACTTCAACCTGTTCCCGCACCTGACCATTTTGCAGAACTGCACCCTGGCGCCGATGTGGGTGCGCAAGATGCCCAAGCGCAAGGCCGAGGAAATCGCCATGCATTACCTGGAACGCGTACGCATCCCGGAACAGGCGCACAAATACCCGGGGCAACTGTCCGGCGGTCAGCAGCAGCGTGTGGCGATCGCCCGCGCCTTGTGCATGAAGCCGAAAATCATGCTGTTCGACGAACCGACTTCAGCACTCGATCCGGAAATGGTGAAAGAGGTTCTCGACACCATGATCGGCCTGGCCGAAGACGGCATGACCATGCTCTGCGTGACCCACGAAATGGGCTTCGCCCGCACCGTGGCGAACCGCGTGATTTTCATGGACAAGGGCGAGATCGTCGAGCAGGCAGCGCCGAATGACTTCTTCGATAATCCGCAGAATGATCGGACGAAGTTGTTCTTGAGTCAGATTTTGCATTGATGGCGGATGTATAAAACCAACCCGGCGATGTGCCGGGTTTGTTTTTTCTGAACAGTTCAGGACACGGAGAGGGATTCGTGTTCTTTGTGGACGATGTGCTCGAAACCTCTCAAGTCGGCACCTTCGCCGAGAGTCTTTACATCGGTTAGCAAGTACGGATAACGATCCAATAAACGCATCAACAGTATGAGAGCTTTGGGCGGCAATACATCGCCGCGCTCATAGCGGGAAAATGCGTTATGCCCACCCCCAGACAGCAGTTGTACCGTCTCTTTTTGCGTCAGGTGCAATTTGCGACGGATACGCTTCATCTCGTCACCAATCATTTGCCTCGCAGCGATAACCAACTCATCACCTGCTTTGCAATACCGCTGCGCACTATCGGTGTCGGGGTCCCATTCGATCTCACCGCACTTCTGGCATTCCCATCCAGAAAGATTATCGACACGACGCTCCATGTCTTTGACTCTCAGGGTTTCGCCGCGCCCCTGAAAATGCCTCATTCCCTCACGCGCCCCGCAGCTGACACATTGCTGGGTTTTCATGGGTTTTTCTCCTTAAAGGAGATCACCGGTGGGCTGCCGCCGGGGCGGTATGTCACCTTGATGTAAATCTCCTGATCTCGCGAATTGATGTGATACACGTCTTGCCAGATTCGATGATCGTCATAGGCAGTCATCGATTTGTACAACATCCTGGTTTGTAGCTCGAAAACAATCTCCTGCATTTCGCTGACGTTGAAGCCGAGCTTCTCAGCTGACCTTACTGAAGTTTTGGTGAAAGCATTTTGACCCAGTCGCCTCACTTCAGACTTGATCACCGCCAAGTCGTAATGGGGTGTGTTCTTTTCCATAAGAAGCCAAAACCCTGTCCCTGAAATTACCCTTAAAGGGTAATTTTGACCAATCGAAAATGCCGCTCCATGTGTCTCCGATTGACCCTAGGTGGTTGCCGTCCTACATGGGTCTGACTAACATGTCGGAAAATTCATCCTATGATTGGATGAAAAGGCGAGGCTCATGTCCGAAATTTCCCCTTTGATCAAGCGGTCCCTGGTCGATCAGGCTCTGGACCAACTACGTCAGCGCATCAACAGTGGTGTCTGGCAGGTCGGCGAGCGTCTGCCCACCGAGCCTGAGCTATGCGCCGAGCTGGGCATCAGCCGCAACACGGTGCGCGAAGCGATGCGCGTTCTGGCGTTCTCCGGACTGATCGAAATTCGTCAGGGCGACGGCAGTTATCTGCGTGCAGTGGTCGACCCGCTGGATACGCTGAAGGCGTTGTCCCGCTGTTCCCTGGAGCAGGCCCGGGAAACCCGGCACATCCTTGAAGTCGAGGCCATCGGCCTGGCGGCGTTGCGCCGTACCGATGAGGATCTGGCCGCACTGCGCGAAGCGCTCGGCACCAGCGGCAGCCATTACCACGGCGATCTCGACACCTACATCGCCTGCGATCTGGTGTTCCATCGACGTCTGGTCGACGCCGCGCATAACCCGACTCTCAGCGAGCTGTATCGCTATTTCTCCAGCATCGTCGGCGCGCAATTGCGCCAGACCCTGAATATCTCCCCGCGCCGCCAGGAAGTGTTCGACCTGCATATCGACCTGCTCGATGCGGTCGAGCAACGCGACCCGGAACGGGCCAAAGCCTTGTCGAGGCAGTTGATCAATGAACCTTGAAACCGAGAAAGCCATGTCCCGCACTGAGTTATCCACAGCGTCGAAACGCACCACCGAGCTGGAAGAGCTGCTGATTGATGCCGAAGCCGATGACGAGCAGGTGCAGCAAAGCCACCCGTTGGTAAAACGTCCGTGGCTGTTGCTGCTCGGACTGATTCTGGTGGCATTGAACCTGCGCCCGGCGCTGTCGAGCATGGCGCCGTTGCTCAGCGAGGTCTCCAGAAGTCTCGGGCTGTCCGCGGCGCAGGCGGGATTGCTGACTACGTTGCCGGTGCTGTGCCTGGGCCTGTTCGCGCCGCTGGCGCCGATTCTGGCGCGACGTTTCGGCGCTGAACGGGTGGTGTTGGGCATTCTGCTGACGCTGGCCGGCGGGATTATCCTGCGCAGCAACTTCGGTGAGATCGGCCTGTTCGCCGGCAGTGTGCTCGGCGGCGCCAGCATCGGCATCGTCGGCGTGCTGCTGCCCGGCATCGTCAAGCGCGACTTCGCCAGACACGCCGGCACCATGACCGGTGTCTACACCATGGCCCTGTGTCTGGGCGCGGCAATGGCGGCGGGTTCGACCGTGCCACTGAGTGAACATTTCGGTAACAGCTGGGCGATGGGCCTGGGTTTCTGGGTGATTCCAGCCTTGGTGGCGGCGGTGTTCTGGTTGCCTCAGGTCGGCTCGAAGCACGGCGCGCACAACGTCGCCTATCGCGTGCGCGGGTTGCTGCGTGATCCGCTGGCCTGGCAGGTGACCTTGTACATGGGCCTGCAGTCATCGCTGGCCTACATCGTGTTTGGCTGGTTGCCGTCGATCCTCATCGGACGCGGGCTGACACCGACCCAGGCAGGATTGGTGCTGTCCGGTTCGGTGATCATTCAACTGGCCAGTTCGCTGGCCGCGCCGTGGCTGGCGACTCGTGGCAAGGATCAGCGTCTGGCGATCGTAGTGGTCATGGCGCTGACGCTGGCGGGCCTGTTCGGCTGCCTGTACGCACCGATCGAAGGCCTGTGGGGCTGGGCGATTCTGCTCGGACTGGGGCAGGGCGGGACGTTCAGTCTGGCGTTGACGCTGATCGTGCTGCGTTCGCGCGATTCCCATGTCGCGGCGAACCTGTCGAGCATGTCCCAGGGTTTCGGTTACACGCTGGCGTCGATGGGGCCGTTCGCCGTGGGCGTGGTGCATGACTGGACCGGCGGCTGGAATGCCCTGGGCTGGATTTTCGGCGTTATTGGCGTGGGTGCGATCATTGCCGGACTGGGCGCCGGACGGGCGCTGTATGTGCAGGTGCAAAGCGAAAAGATCTGACGCTATTGAAACTGTAGGAGTGAGCCTGCTCGCGATGGCGGTGCTTCAGTCAGCACAATGTCGACTGCAAGGGCGCTATCGCGAGCAGGCTCGCTCCGACAAGGGTTTTGCGTATTGCCGATAGTGTTTCTGGGCGCGGCGGATTATGGTGCTGGCAATCTGTACCTATTTCTTTGGAGATTGCCTTGAGCGAAGCCCATAGCGCCCTGATCACCCGCTTCTACCAGGCCTTTCAGCGCCTCGACGCCGAAGCCATGGCCGCCTGCTACACCGACGATGTCGTGTTCAGCGATCCGGCCTTTGGCGAGCTGCACGGGCGCGATGCCGGCGACATGTGGCGCATGCTCACCACCCGCGCCAAAGACTTCTCGCTGACCTTCGACAACGTCCGCGCCGACGAGCGTACCGGTGGCGCGCATTGGGTCGCGACCTACCTGTTCAGCCAGACCGGCAACATCGTTATCAACGATATCCACGCGCGTTTCGTCTTCCGCGACGGCAAGATCTGCGAGCACCACGACCGCTTCGATCTGTGGCGCTGGTCGCGTCAGGCACTGGGTTTCAAAGGCCTGCTGCTGGGCTGGACGCCGCTGGTGCGCAACGCCGTACGCGCGCAAGCGTTGAAGGGACTGAAGGCATTTCAGGCCGGGCGCTGATAAGATCGCCGCCTGTTTTCCTACACGTTCAGATCCCGAAGTGACCAGCCTTAGCGAAAAAACCGTCGATGTTGCCGAACCCGTGAGCAAATCCTGGTTCGTCTACCTCGTGCGTGCCGCCAATGGCTCGTTGTATTGCGGAATCAGCGACGACCCGGTGCGCCGTTTCGCCAAGCATCAAAGCGGTAAAGGCGCGCGGTTCTTCCTCTCCAGTCCGGCCATGGCGCTGGTTTATACCGAGCTGTGCCGCGACAAGAGCGATGCGTTGCGCCAGGAACGCTTGATCAAGAAACTCAGGAAGAGCGCCAAGGAGTGCCTGGTGGCGTCTTATCAATCTGACTGATTGGTTCCCATCAGGCAGATCTGTAGGCTGCTAAGCAAATGCGCGCTAAGCTGCTGGCTCACTATCTGAGCGGCGGAGCCGAGCATGTCCGAGTTGATTCTGCATCATTACCCGACCTCCCCCTTTGCCGAGAAGGCCCGCCTCCTGCTGGGGTTCAAAGGCTTGTCGTGGCGCTCGGTGCATATCTCGCCGGTGATGCCGAAACCGGATCTGACCGCTCTGACCGGTGGCTACCGCAAGACCCCGGTGCTGCAGATTGGCGCAGACATTTATTGCGACACTGCACTGATTGCTCGTCGCCTGGAACAGGAAAAAGCCCTGCCGGCGTTTTTCCCCGAAGGCCAGGAAATGACCAGCGCCAGTTTTGCCGCGTGGGCCGATTCGGTGGTGTTTCAACACGCGGTGAGCCTGGTGTTCCAGCCGGAATCGGTGGCCGTGCGTTTCGGCAAATTGCCGCCGGAAGCGATCAAGGCGTTCCTCGCCGACCGCGCCGGTTTGTTCAGCGGCGGCAGCGCCACGCGTCTGTCCGCCGAGCAGGCCAAGCATCAGTGGCCGACGATCATGGCGCGGCTCGAGCAGCAGTTGCAGCGCGAGCAGGGGGACTTCCTGTTTGGCGAACCATCGATTGCTGACTTCGCCCTGGCGCATCCGCTGTGGTTCCTCAAGGCGACCCACGTGACGGCGCCGCTGGTGGATGACTATCCGGCGGTTGCGGCGTGGCTGGGTCGGGTGCTGGGGTTCGGCCATGGTGCGGCAAGCGAGATGAGCTCTGCAGAGGCGCTGGAGGTGGCGCGTAACGCGACGCCGGCGGCATTGCCGGATGAGCAGTTCGTTGATCCGAACGGGTTCAAGCCCGGGCAGCAGGTGGCGATTGCCGCTATCGATTACGGCGTCGATCCGGTGGCAGGCGAATTGCTGTTTGCCGGCAGCGAGGAGTTGATCATCCGTCGAGAAGACGAACGTGGCGGCGTGGTGCATGTGCACTTTCCGCGTTTTGGTTTCCGTATCGAAGCCAAATAACGGATCACACGCAACACTCTGTGGCGAGGGAGCTTGCTCCCGCTGGGCTGCGAAGCGGCCCCTGCTTTTCAGCGCGATAGCAGGTTTGCAGGTTTTGCGACTGCTGCGCAGTCGAGCGGGAGCAAGCTCCCTCGCCACAGGTTATGTGTTATTTCAGGGCGGCGAGAATTTCTTCCGGATCAAACCCGCGGATCAACGTACCGTTCACATCGATCAGCGGAATCCCGCGTCCGCCCAATGCCTCGTACGCCTTGCGCGCTTGGGCATCCTTCTCGATATCAAACTCCTTGAAAGGTATGCCCTTGCTGTCGAGAAAGCGTTTGGTCTGCTTGCAGTAGCCGCACCAGTCGGTGGCGTAGAGCACGACATTGGCTTGCGCGCGCGTCTGCTCCGAGACCATTTGCGAGGGATTGAACACCCGCTCGATCTTGCCCCAGTTCTGGTAGACCACGACTACCAGCAGCACCAGGGCAACTTTCTTCAACACATTGCCGAGCATCAGTTACGCCGCTTCAACTGGTCGGTCAGCGAAGTCGGCAGGCCTTTGATGATCAGCGTGCCGTTCTCTTCGTCGTATTCGATCTTCGAGCCCAGCAGATGCGCTTCGAAGCTGATCGACAGGCCTTCGGCGCGGCCGGTGAAGCGGCGGAACTGGTTGAGGGTGCGCTTGTCTGCCGGAATCTCTGGTGACAGGCCGTAGTCCTTGTTGCGGATGTGATCGTAAAAGGCTTTCGGGCGCTCCTCGTCGATCAGCTCCGACAGTTCTTCAAGGCCCATCGGTTCGCCGAGCTTGGCCTGGCTGCTGGCGTAGTCGACCAGGGTCTTGGTTTTCTCGCGGGCGGAGTCTTCCGGTAGGTCCTCGCTTTCGACGAAGTCACTGAAGGCCTTGAGCAAAGTACGCGTTTCGCCGGGGCCGTCGACGCCTTCCTGACAGCCGATGAAGTCGCGGAAGTATTCCGAGACTTTCTTGCCGTTCTTGCCTTTGATGAACGAGATGTATTGCTTGGACTGCTTGTTGTTCTGCCACTCGGAGACGTTGATCCGCGCGGCGAGATGCAGTTGGCCAAGGTCAAGATGGCGCGACGGCGTAACGTCCAGCTCATCGGTCACCGCGACGCCTTCGCTGTGGTGCAGCAGGGCGATCGCCAGGTAGTCGGTCATGCCTTGCTGATAGTGGGCAAAGAGCACATGGCCGCCCACCGACAGGTTGGATTCTTCCATCAGCTTCTGCAGGTGCTCGACCGCCACTTTACTGAATGCGGTGAAGTCACGGCCGCCTTCCATGTACTCCTTCAGCCAGCCGCTGAAGGGGAACGCGCCGGACTCCGGATGGAACAGGCCCCAGGCTTTGCCCTGTTTGGCGTTGTAGCTCTCATTGAGGTCGGCGAGCATGTTTTCGATGGCTGCGGACTCCGCCAGTTCAGAGTCACGGGCGTGCAGAACTGCGGGCGTGCCGTCGGGTTTTTTGTCGATCAGGTGGACGATGCAATGACGGATCGGCATGGGCTTCTCGGCTGTTGGAAGGGAGGAGGGCAGGCTCCCCCGAAAAAGCGCTCAGTGTACCGCAACCACTGGTTTTGGCGCGGGTTGCACGGCAAAACCGGGGCGCGCGCCCGGCCTTATGCGGTTTTTTACCGATTTAGCGCAATAAAGCTGACCAAATGGGTAGCTAGAGGCGGATATTTCCTTGTCGCTGTGCTAGTTTTGCGCGGTCTTACGCGAAGTCACTGCGTTAAGCGTGCATTCAGCATTTGTCAGGTCGAACCAAACCCTGATTTCGGCATCTATAACCCGACTCGTCGTGGTTATCGCCGAGGGTGCCAGATCCAGAAGATCGGGCTCGATGGCTGACACTGCACTCTGCAATCCATATGAATTTGATAGGGAAGGAACACTACATGGCTCTTACTAAAGACCAACTGATCGCCGACATCGCTGAAGCTATCGACGCGCCGAAAACCACCGCGCGTAACGCTCTGGACCAACTGGGCCAAATCGTTGCCGATCAGCTGGAAAACGGCGGCGAAATCACCTTGCCAGGTATCGGCAAGCTGAAAGTGACCGAGCGTCCTGCCCGCACTGGCCGTAACCCTTCGACTGGCGCTGCCATCGAAATCCCTGCCAAGAAAGTGATCAAGCTGGTTGTGGCCAAAGGCCTGACCGACGCTGTGAACAAGTAAGACGCAGCGATAAAAAAACCGTGCTTCGGAGAGATCCGGGGCACGGTTTTTTTGTGTCTGCAATTCGGTGGGTATGTCACTGAAGCATTGTGGGAGCGAGCCTGCTCGCGAATGCGGTGGTTCAGTCACCTTGGATGTCGACTGATAGACCGCTTTCGCGAGCAGGCTCGCTCCCACAAGGTAATCCGCAGTGTGTTAGCGCACCCAGCGCTCGCGCCGCCAGATCTGCTGCTCGGACTTGGTCTGGAAGGTCCAGGCCACGAAGCGGCTCTGCTTCTGTCCCTGGGACATCTCCACGACCTGGCTTTCCAGCACGCCGGCCTTTTTCAGCGCGGTTTCGATGGCTGGCAGGTTCGAAGCTTTTGACACCAGCGTGCTGAACCACAGCACTTTGTGCTGGAAGTTCGCGCTCTCGGCGATCAATTGCGTCACAAAACGTGCTTCTCCGCCTTCACACCACAGTTCCGCCGACTGGCCGCCGAAGTTCAGCACCGGCAACTTGCGTTTCGGATCGGCCTTGCCCAGGGCGCGCCATTTGCGCTCGCTGCCCTTGGTCGCTTCTTCCATCGAAGCGTGGAAGGGCGGGTTGCACATGGTCAGGTCAAAGCGCTCGCCCGGCTCCAGCAAGCCGATCAGGATGTGCTTGCGGTTTTCCTGCTGGCGCAGCTGGATCACCTTGCTCAGGTCGTTGGATTGCACGATGGCTCGAGCCGCCGCCA
Protein-coding sequences here:
- the rlmF gene encoding 23S rRNA (adenine(1618)-N(6))-methyltransferase RlmF, with the protein product MTAPRTPKPARKKPDSATPAKTVEPREKASLHPRNRHQGRYDFPALIKTTPELAKYVITNPYGKESIDFASPDAVRVFNRALLKSFYGIQHWDIPADYLCPPVPGRADYVHFLADLLASMNDGKVPRGAIVNVLDIGMGANCVYPLIGNSEYRWHFLGSEIDPTAVAAARAIVQSNDLSKVIQLRQQENRKHILIGLLEPGERFDLTMCNPPFHASMEEATKGSERKWRALGKADPKRKLPVLNFGGQSAELWCEGGEARFVTQLIAESANFQHKVLWFSTLVSKASNLPAIETALKKAGVLESQVVEMSQGQKQSRFVAWTFQTKSEQQIWRRERWVR
- a CDS encoding HU family DNA-binding protein; amino-acid sequence: MALTKDQLIADIAEAIDAPKTTARNALDQLGQIVADQLENGGEITLPGIGKLKVTERPARTGRNPSTGAAIEIPAKKVIKLVVAKGLTDAVNK
- a CDS encoding glutaredoxin family protein; protein product: MLGNVLKKVALVLLVVVVYQNWGKIERVFNPSQMVSEQTRAQANVVLYATDWCGYCKQTKRFLDSKGIPFKEFDIEKDAQARKAYEALGGRGIPLIDVNGTLIRGFDPEEILAALK
- the yejK gene encoding nucleoid-associated protein YejK, yielding MPIRHCIVHLIDKKPDGTPAVLHARDSELAESAAIENMLADLNESYNAKQGKAWGLFHPESGAFPFSGWLKEYMEGGRDFTAFSKVAVEHLQKLMEESNLSVGGHVLFAHYQQGMTDYLAIALLHHSEGVAVTDELDVTPSRHLDLGQLHLAARINVSEWQNNKQSKQYISFIKGKNGKKVSEYFRDFIGCQEGVDGPGETRTLLKAFSDFVESEDLPEDSAREKTKTLVDYASSQAKLGEPMGLEELSELIDEERPKAFYDHIRNKDYGLSPEIPADKRTLNQFRRFTGRAEGLSISFEAHLLGSKIEYDEENGTLIIKGLPTSLTDQLKRRN